The following are encoded in a window of Bos indicus isolate NIAB-ARS_2022 breed Sahiwal x Tharparkar chromosome 21, NIAB-ARS_B.indTharparkar_mat_pri_1.0, whole genome shotgun sequence genomic DNA:
- the SERPINA1 gene encoding alpha-1-antitrypsin, which yields MALSITRGLLLLAALCCLAPISLAGVLQGHAVQETDDTSHQEAACHKIAPNLANFAFSIYHHLAHQSNTSNIFFSPVSIASAFAMLSLGAKGNTHTEILKGLGFNLTELAEAEIHKGFQHLLHTLNQPNHQLQLTTGNGLFINESAKLVDTFLEDVKNLYHSEAFSINFRDAEEAKKKINDYVEKGSHGKIVELVKVLDPNTVFALVNYISFKGKWEKPFEMKHTTERDFHVDEQTTVKVPMMNRLGMFDLHYCDKLASWVLLLDYVGNVTACFILPDLGKLQQLEDKLNNELLAKFLEKKYASSANLHLPKLSISETYDLKSVLGDVGITEVFSDRADLSGITKEQPLKVSKALHKAALTIDEKGTEAVGSTFLEAIPMSLPPDVEFNRPFLCILYDRNTKSPLFVGKVVNPTQA from the exons ATGGCACTCTCCATCACGCGGGGCCTTCTGCTGCTGGCAGCCCTGTGCTGCCTGGCCCCCATCTCCCTGGCTGGAGTTCTCCAAGGACACGCTGTCCAAGAGACAGATGATACATCCCACCAGGAAGCAGCGTGCCACAAGATTGCCCCCAACCTGGCCAACTTTGCCTTCAGCATATACCACCATTTGGCTCATCAGTCCAACACCAGCAACATCTTCTTCTCCCCCGTGAGCATCGCTTCAGCCTTTGCGATGCTCTCCCTGGGAGCCAAGGGCAACACTCACACTGAGATCCTGAAGGGCCTGGGTTTCAACCTCACTGAGCTCGCAGAGGCTGAGATCCACAAAGGCTTTCAGcatcttctccacaccctcaacCAGCCAAACCACCAGCTGCAACTGACCACTGGCAATGGTCTGTTCATCAATGAGAGTGCAAAGCTAGTGGATACGTTTTTGGAGGATGTCAAGAACCTGTATCACTCCGAAGCCTTCTCCATCAACTTCAGGGATGCTGAGGAGGCCAAGAAGAAGATCAACGATTATGTAGAGAAGGGAAGCCATGGAAAAATTGTGGAGTTGGTAAAGGTTCTTGACCCAAACACAGTTTTTGCTCTGGTGAATTACATTTCCTTTAAAG GAAAATGGGAGAAGCCCTTCGAGATGAAGCACACCACAGAGAGGGACTTCCATGTGGACGAGCAAACCACTGTGAAGGTGCCCATGATGAACCGCCTGGGCATGTTTGACCTCCACTACTGCGACAAGCTCGCCAGCTGGGTGCTGCTGTTGGACTACGTGGGCAACGTCACCGCCTGCTTCATCCTGCCCGACCTGGGGAAACTGCAGCAGCTGGAGGACAAGCTCAACAACGAACTCCTCGCCAAGTTCCTGGAAAAGAAATATGCAAG TTCTGCCAATTTACATTTGCCCAAACTGTCCATTTCTGAAACGTATGATCTAAAAAGTGTCCTGGGCGATGTGGGCATCACCGAGGTCTTCAGCGATAGGGCTGACCTCTCAGGGATCACCAAGGAACAGCCTCTGAAGGTGTCCAAG GCTCTCCACAAGGCTGCACTGACCATCGATGAGAAAGGGACAGAAGCTGTCGGGTCCACGTTTCTGGAAGCCATCCCCATGTCCCTTCCCCCAGACGTCGAGTTCAACAGACCCTTCCTCTGCATCCTCTACGACAGAAACACCAAATCTCCCCTCTTCGTGGGAAAGGTGGTGAATCCCACCCAAGCCTAA